One stretch of Armigeres subalbatus isolate Guangzhou_Male chromosome 2, GZ_Asu_2, whole genome shotgun sequence DNA includes these proteins:
- the LOC134218268 gene encoding transmembrane protein 87A isoform X2, whose amino-acid sequence MFGCLSNETIETKGVKKRSCIFSFPLGTAEFRPAMKQPKFIAFGWFCSLFGLLVAFPEQGKWDFQLSSEVPYMPIPKSVYEGFKIYTQITCEPYEQSKESVKLKISWTLIEYKCWEEYSYNTQYEAFFMTPNQSKVMSDPVMENCTRGGHIVLEELKLKEPGETLVSKSRRDAAKNEPQSIFTITKDGLYIFILRIDSADNFVANVHVEMKSAQGYLSAVDWPLLPFYGAMCLVYVVLGIIWLTVSFLQWRDLLRIQFWIGGVILLGMLEKAMFYGEYQSINSTGVSVKGMVLLAEWVSCGKRTLARMLVIIVSLGFGIVKPRLGPMLHRVVGTGALYLVLACVESFLRIMHTKNDQLLVASIPLAVLDSAICWWIFTSLVQTTRTLRLRRNMVKLSLYRHFTNTLIFAVLASVVFMLYSIKTHRFAECLTDWKELWVDDAFWHVLFSTLLLVIMILWRPTNNNQRYAFTPLLDNPEDEDDDEEEQFVSDAYGVKMRGARSSSPRPNAKSPTTDEDDLKWVEDNIPAAIADAALPVLDSDEEIVNTKFEVSKMQ is encoded by the exons ATGTTTGGCTGCCTGTCAAACGAAACCATCGAAACGAAGGGTGTCAAAAAAAGGTCTTGTATATTTTCTTTTCCTCTTGGCACCGCAGAATTTCGACCAGCCATGAAGCAACCGAAATTCATCGCTTTTGGCTGGTTTTGTTCGTTGTTCGGCCTACTGGTCGCTTTCCCGGAGCAGGGAAAGTGGGACTTCCAGTTAAGTTCG GAAGTACCATACATGCCTATTCCAAAATCGGTCTATGAAGGATTTAAAATCTACACTCAGA TCACCTGTGAACCGTACGAGCAGTCGAAGGAATCGGTGAAGCTGAAAATATCCTGGACGCTAATAGAGTACAAATGCTGGGAGGAATAT TCGTACAACACACAGTACGAAGCATTCTTCATGACACCGAACCAGTCGAAGGTGATGTCCGACCCGGTTATGGAAAATTGCACCCGCGGAGGGCACATTGTGCTGGAAGAGTTGAAACTTAAGGAACCGGGTGAAACGCTGGTCAGCAAATCTCGGCGCGATGCT GCGAAGAATGAACCGCAGTCTATTTTCACAATCACAAAAGATGGACTGTATATTTTTATACTGAGGATTGATTCAGCAGACAATTTCGTAGCCAATGTGCATGTGGAAATGAAAAGCGCTCAAGGGTATCTGTCAGCAGTCGATTGGCCATTGCTTCCG TTCTATGGCGCGATGTGTTTGGTCTACGTTGTTTTGGGCATCATCTGGCTGACCGTTTCGTTCCTCCAGTGGCGCGATCTTCTTCGCATTCAGTTCTGGATTGGTGGCGTCATCCTGCTGGGCATGTTGGAGAAAGCCATGTTCTACGGCGAGTACCAGAGCATCAACTCGACGGGGGTGTCAGTAAAAGGAATGGTCCTCCTGGCGGAATGGGTTTCCTGCGGTAAACGAACGCTGGCTCGGATGTTGGTGATCATCGTATCGCTGGGATTCGGTATTGTGAA ACCTAGATTGGGACCAATGCTGCATCGTGTGGTGGGAACTGGAGCATTATACCTGGTTCTGGCATGTGTCGAAAGCTTCCTGCGAATAATGCACACCAAAAATGATCAATTACTGGTGGCCAGTATTCCTCTAGCGGTGCTTGATTCAGCTATCTGTTGGTGGATTTTCACATCACTCGTACAAACGACAAGGACACTACGATTGCGAAG AAACATGGTCAAATTATCGCTTTATCGGCATTTCACCAACACGCTTATTTTCGCGGTGCTAGCTTCCGTAGTATTTATGCTCTACTCAATCAAAACACACCGATTTGCGGAGTGTCTCACTGACTGGAAGGAACTTTGGGTAGACGATGCTTTCTGGCATGTTCTGTTCTCCACGCTATTGTTGGTGATCATGATTCTTTGGCGCCCGACGAACAACAATCAGCGATATGCTTTTACTCCTCTTTTGGATAACCCGGAAGATGAAGATGATG ACGAGGAAGAGCAGTTTGTGTCGGACGCCTACGGAGTGAAGATGCGTGGGGCGCGGAGCTCGTCTCCGAGGCCAAACGCAAAGAGTCCGACCACAGACGAGGACGACCTGAAGTGGGTAGAAGACAATATCCCTGCGGCGATTGCTGACGCGGCGCTTCCAGTGCTGGATTCCGACGAAGAGATCGTCAACACCAAGTTTGAGGTATCGAAGATGCAGTAG
- the LOC134218268 gene encoding transmembrane protein 87A isoform X1 translates to MFGCLSNETIETKGVKKRSCIFSFPLGTAEFRPAMKQPKFIAFGWFCSLFGLLVAFPEQGKWDFQLSSEVPYMPIPKSVYEGFKIYTQITCEPYEQSKESVKLKISWTLIEYKCWEEYVRMSYNTQYEAFFMTPNQSKVMSDPVMENCTRGGHIVLEELKLKEPGETLVSKSRRDAAKNEPQSIFTITKDGLYIFILRIDSADNFVANVHVEMKSAQGYLSAVDWPLLPFYGAMCLVYVVLGIIWLTVSFLQWRDLLRIQFWIGGVILLGMLEKAMFYGEYQSINSTGVSVKGMVLLAEWVSCGKRTLARMLVIIVSLGFGIVKPRLGPMLHRVVGTGALYLVLACVESFLRIMHTKNDQLLVASIPLAVLDSAICWWIFTSLVQTTRTLRLRRNMVKLSLYRHFTNTLIFAVLASVVFMLYSIKTHRFAECLTDWKELWVDDAFWHVLFSTLLLVIMILWRPTNNNQRYAFTPLLDNPEDEDDDEEEQFVSDAYGVKMRGARSSSPRPNAKSPTTDEDDLKWVEDNIPAAIADAALPVLDSDEEIVNTKFEVSKMQ, encoded by the exons ATGTTTGGCTGCCTGTCAAACGAAACCATCGAAACGAAGGGTGTCAAAAAAAGGTCTTGTATATTTTCTTTTCCTCTTGGCACCGCAGAATTTCGACCAGCCATGAAGCAACCGAAATTCATCGCTTTTGGCTGGTTTTGTTCGTTGTTCGGCCTACTGGTCGCTTTCCCGGAGCAGGGAAAGTGGGACTTCCAGTTAAGTTCG GAAGTACCATACATGCCTATTCCAAAATCGGTCTATGAAGGATTTAAAATCTACACTCAGA TCACCTGTGAACCGTACGAGCAGTCGAAGGAATCGGTGAAGCTGAAAATATCCTGGACGCTAATAGAGTACAAATGCTGGGAGGAATATGTCAGAATG TCGTACAACACACAGTACGAAGCATTCTTCATGACACCGAACCAGTCGAAGGTGATGTCCGACCCGGTTATGGAAAATTGCACCCGCGGAGGGCACATTGTGCTGGAAGAGTTGAAACTTAAGGAACCGGGTGAAACGCTGGTCAGCAAATCTCGGCGCGATGCT GCGAAGAATGAACCGCAGTCTATTTTCACAATCACAAAAGATGGACTGTATATTTTTATACTGAGGATTGATTCAGCAGACAATTTCGTAGCCAATGTGCATGTGGAAATGAAAAGCGCTCAAGGGTATCTGTCAGCAGTCGATTGGCCATTGCTTCCG TTCTATGGCGCGATGTGTTTGGTCTACGTTGTTTTGGGCATCATCTGGCTGACCGTTTCGTTCCTCCAGTGGCGCGATCTTCTTCGCATTCAGTTCTGGATTGGTGGCGTCATCCTGCTGGGCATGTTGGAGAAAGCCATGTTCTACGGCGAGTACCAGAGCATCAACTCGACGGGGGTGTCAGTAAAAGGAATGGTCCTCCTGGCGGAATGGGTTTCCTGCGGTAAACGAACGCTGGCTCGGATGTTGGTGATCATCGTATCGCTGGGATTCGGTATTGTGAA ACCTAGATTGGGACCAATGCTGCATCGTGTGGTGGGAACTGGAGCATTATACCTGGTTCTGGCATGTGTCGAAAGCTTCCTGCGAATAATGCACACCAAAAATGATCAATTACTGGTGGCCAGTATTCCTCTAGCGGTGCTTGATTCAGCTATCTGTTGGTGGATTTTCACATCACTCGTACAAACGACAAGGACACTACGATTGCGAAG AAACATGGTCAAATTATCGCTTTATCGGCATTTCACCAACACGCTTATTTTCGCGGTGCTAGCTTCCGTAGTATTTATGCTCTACTCAATCAAAACACACCGATTTGCGGAGTGTCTCACTGACTGGAAGGAACTTTGGGTAGACGATGCTTTCTGGCATGTTCTGTTCTCCACGCTATTGTTGGTGATCATGATTCTTTGGCGCCCGACGAACAACAATCAGCGATATGCTTTTACTCCTCTTTTGGATAACCCGGAAGATGAAGATGATG ACGAGGAAGAGCAGTTTGTGTCGGACGCCTACGGAGTGAAGATGCGTGGGGCGCGGAGCTCGTCTCCGAGGCCAAACGCAAAGAGTCCGACCACAGACGAGGACGACCTGAAGTGGGTAGAAGACAATATCCCTGCGGCGATTGCTGACGCGGCGCTTCCAGTGCTGGATTCCGACGAAGAGATCGTCAACACCAAGTTTGAGGTATCGAAGATGCAGTAG